The Coffea arabica cultivar ET-39 chromosome 2c, Coffea Arabica ET-39 HiFi, whole genome shotgun sequence genome includes the window ttttaccaaattgTGAAGTCAATGccatttaagaaattgaagtattcaaatatatatgaataaaatagagatattgattaatcaattattaATAGTATcaataacaaatgaaaaaattaaCTGGTGTTGTTGTTTATCCttatccttttttctctttcactaCAAATTACATAACTTTTCTTtctaatgtgatatataatatgttatttttgctACAAATTGTTGAGTAATTGTGAACTCTAATTGGTTTATAGGTACTTAAATTGTTAAATTACTAAATTAATACACTTTACGATATAAGCTACGTATATTTTGTAGTAACAAAGAGTTTATAATGAATGATTAAGAatgaatttaataaataaaccaACTAGAAAAATAAGTTAAaagaatatgaaaaatttttatacaaGTATTTTAGCATCAGAGGAAAACAATTGGCCAGTGACGTGAGAGAAGGGGAGTAAAAtacgaaaataaaaataacctcAAAATAATTGCTAATATCACTTGCAGGTTTTAGGTCCTTCAACTCCTCTGTCTATTTTCTTCCCCATTTTATTGAGTGAATGCTCCTGGACGCATCAATTGATTTGAGCAATCTCCCGGTCCTCCCTGAGCCAACTTCTACCACCAGTATATATGCTATGCTTATCTATGAAAGAACTGGTTTCTATTTTCTCTTGTTTGCCTCTCCCTAATCGCTCTTtgtttcatgaaaattttcagACTCATATAGGAAGCCTTGGATTTTTAGACCCGGTGAGGAAATTAGGGTTCAATGGCAAAGCTGCAGCTGCTGGGGTGGgctattttttgttttctttgcctTTTACCGTTTCTTGGTTCTGAAAGTGTATTTAAACTTTAGTCCACCCTCGGTTTGTTCTTTTTGATTCGTTTTCTATAGGCAATCATGAAAGCTTTGTACTAGTATGCAGTAGTATGTGTctgctgtttcttttttttttttcctgattattttcttttttaattttgcaGGCGCAATATTGGCAGAATCTTTACTTTCGGGCATCTGTCTTCTGATTTGGGAGTTTCGTCTGTGAGAGGAAGAACAGCACTGGCTCCGGCCACAGCCCGCAATTTTTGCACCCAGTACAATTCTGCCAAGCCCCTTCGTTTAGTTTGttgaattattgttatttcttttcGTTTTTTCTACTGAAGAGTGGGATGATCAACTATTGCATCTGCTATTTTGACTTGTCACCCAACCCTTGGAACACACTACGGCCGCAGGCGGCGATTTTGTTGGCCTTGTGTATGTGTGTAGTGGTAACCCGCATTCATGCCTTTTTTTCAGTAGGctgcctcctcctcctccaccacctCTGGAAAAATGGCGTATTCGCAGTCTGGTGAAGTCCATTGGTAAAATTCCTTACAGCTGAAGTGGTAATATGTTTTAAGTTTCTTTCAGTGCCTGTTTTCACAGTGACTAACTAGTAGTACTTCACTTCTTTTCTTGCCTTGTATGCCAGATAAGACAAGACTGAGTTGCATAATTGCCTTTTTTGGATCAGCTTTCCTCTTCTACATCTTTATGGAGGATGAGTATGTGTCTTTCatctttaaaattcatttgatCTCTTTATTTGTCCGTCAGCATCTTTGAATATCTGTTATTTGCTTTGTGCTGATTTGTATTTCCTCTTCAACTTGCATATAACTCATAAGATGAACAAGTGTACTTTTCCATTTTCAAGCTTCATAACCATTTTCTAGTCCTCTATGAATCGAAGAATCAGATGCTTGGGAATCCATATATGCACATAGTTTGAACTTCAAATTACTGTTTCCAATTGTACTCTTATTTTGTCTATGATGTAGAGCATGTTTTGCTATCTTGCCATGCATTTTTTGCTTAAGCAATCGAGATGTTGATTTCTTTTGATTTATCATTGTGGTAGTGCTAGAATGTAGATACGCAATTTAGAATCATGGACGTAACTCTTCCCCACTTGTCATATTTGAAGCATATTAAATTGGAGGTCAACTTATTCCTGGTATACTCCAACTTTGCATATGTGTTTTGGTTGTGCCATCTTGAGATCTTTTTTCAATTATCCTTTCCAAGGGATAGACTCTCTCAGTCCCACTCTTCCCTTTTCCCTATAACAACTGCCCTTCAGTATTGGTAACAGCAGCAGCAGTGGATGTCTAGCTGAAATCCTGGGTTTGCCACCTTAAATAAGCACATGCACGTAAAAGGCACCTTAGCCAGAACGGATACAAGGTCAACGCAGATAGGATATTGATGAATGAATGGGAGCCTTAGTTTAAGCTTTGATATGGAAACTAGAAATTCACTTGCAACTTTTTTCTCTTTGCAAATTGTTTGAATACTCGTTCTTTAGACcagatatttttctttattaggcATGAATTATTAGGTTGCATTTAGGTTTCAATGATCAGATTTTCTGTAATACCTTGCTATGCTTCTCATTCTATTTGCTTGTATGAGGTGTCATTACATTGCTTATGTTCTGTCTTGAGTTCATGGActatcttctttttcttgagGAACTTTTGCTATAGGGAAAAGGTCCTTGTGAAAAATTTACGAGCAAGGTTCATTATTTGATCGGAATAGGGTCCTGTAAGATGTTTATTTAGCAAGGCAAACCAATTTATTGAAGTTCAATACTACAATGAGCTGTAAGGAACTTGTTTTTGGTTATGTACATATCTCCCTGTGGCTCGTTGTTTGCGAAATGTTCAAACATTATCTATCAAGTAATGGAATAACGTTATATTTGTTTTTCCAGGATCATGGATAGGCGCCAGATGAGAGAGGGAGTCCGTCAGAAGGATGGCACTTGACCTCCTGATATCACTTCTATACGAATAGGGCTTCGAATCATGGCTTATATATTGtaaggattaatttttttaaccaCCAAAATTATGCCGGTTTAACATGACTTGAAGGGGCAGCTTTTGGTTTGACTTCATGGTGCTTTACAGTGGAGAACCTTTCTTATACGTTTGATGCACTTGTAGCTGCTCCAtcccacacacacacatatacagaAACATAAACACACAAACGCAGACACACAATTGATACAGCTTATTGGAAGCTTGTCCTTGCATATGATCCAAGATTGAAGCACAGTTCATGTTGAAGCTGAATAATGCAATACTTTTGACACTTGACCCCCTTGGTAGTGCGTAGCATCTAATTTTGCTAGTTTTGTAGGCCAGTTAAATCTGCAGCAAGTGGCTAAAGGGCCCCTGTATAAGCTTTGCACATCATCATATTGGTTCTCAGCCCTTAGGATGCTTAGTGAGTTAGTGATAGTGGATGAAACAGTAATTATCAGCATTACAAAACTTTATGGTGTGGTGTGAAAGAAAGAGCAGGAGAAAAGAGTGCTTAATTCTAAccgaaaaaaagagaagagaaaagggCATTCTGCCCTTATTGTCGAGACTTTAGATAGACAAATTGCAGCGTATCTTTTCTTGGTTCTTGTCTTTGGATTTATCAGCACTTCAAAGTTCAAACAGCCAACGCTAGTGAGCTATGGGGCCTCTGCGGTTCCTAGAAACCATTTGAGAAAACGCACAGCGTGAAGTAGCTTGTGCAGGTGCTCACACTAGAATTATTCGAGTAAGTTAACATGTAAAAATAGCCTACTTTGGCTTTTGTTTTTTGATGCAACATTGTTACAATTGATTTTATGCTGGGGAAAGAGAGAGTGATTGATTTATCTAATCTATCAAGAGATTTGATTATATTTCTTCCATCTTACTTTGatagtcttgattttttttcacacaattttaaaaaaaatagttaattttgttaGAAAAGTAATTTAACCTATTAATATTGGAAGGATCACTAATCACTATACTTATATGTTAATTAAGCAACAATAATAATGATATATTGCGTCATTCAAGACATATACCAAAATAATTAttggtgaaaattttgattGTATTCGATAAGGTAAGTTATATTTACCGACAACAACGGAGTATACTAAATAGGAGtgttttagagaaattaaaaattagctatatttttcaattaaaaaatagaTTATAATTTGAaacatataaaaaaaagaaaacaagacgATTAAAGGTAAAATAGAGAAGTAAcattttgagtggaaaattGCTTAATGTGCACTTTATGCTGCCAAATGCCAATGTCCAACGCTAGTGAAAGGACTCGCAGGCGGGAGAGGCAGATACTTCCAGGCCGCTGGGCACCATATAATTTGAGCCAAAACTACACAATTACTCCAAAACCGACAGGATGCATTTATTGCCATACTCCTCTAATACGACGCAACGTGGATGCCAAAATCAAAGCAAACAGTCTCCAGTTGTTTCAATTCATGAAGCAGGTTTGGAATGGCAGAACTACATTCGGGCAGTGTAACAGAGCCCATATGAAGTTTCAGCATAGTCCTCATTTCTGCTTTAAATCGATAAGATGGACCAGGCATGGAACTCTTCTTCCGTAGAACATCTCCTCACCTTTTTGTACTTTCAGCATCTGTGAAATTTTAGGAAGCATTTGAATAATCGTTGTAATATTTCGTCACTCTCCACACATCACCGAACCCAGCTCTAAAGCCGCCGCCCGCCACCCGCCACCACTCTCCCCATCACTTTCGCCATCACCTCCTCCCCCCGGCCACCCCCTTCTCCTCCATTCCCCCTCCCCTCCTAcctctccctctttttttttttttttttttgtttgttgtttcTAAAGCTTTGATTTTTCTGTTGTTTTACATTTGATTCTTGAAACTCAATGAGCTTTGGGGACTCAAGAGTGGTCCTACGGCCTTTTAACCTTTTACTGCTTTACTGGTTTACACCATAGCGTGTGGATGGATTGAAATTCATTGATTGTGCAATTAGAGATTCTTGGACAGAGGCGTTGAATGATAGTTTTCACTAAGGAACCAGTTGTTTGCCCCGTGACTCGTTCAATTGCTCAGTTGTTCTCGAGATGCTCTTCACGCATAAAAATATTGAATTAGGttcatttaaaaaatgaagggaaaaagtGGTGGTGGGGGAAGGGAGAGGAGGTGGCAGGGAAAGAGGGGGATGGAGGGGGAAAGAGGGAGGTGGTGGTAGCGGAAGTGAGGGAGAAAACTGGTAGGAGGCAACAGTGATAGcaggtgggggggggggggagatgGGGTAGGTGATACGGTAAGGGAAGGTGTGTTTTTGGTATTTTGGGATATGGTGTTTTAATATACTTCTTCAGctaaaattgcaaaaaattttatCTATTAAAAAcatgggaaaaaaatgaaataccaaacagagccttaattacttaaagaatgaaggtaatttcaAATGTCATTTATGGCAATGGGAAAGTAATATGTGTGATTATTACCTATATAGAGAATAAATCAAAGGTTAAAGTTCAAACTATGGTTTGCAAAATATTTCAATTGTACTCGTTCAAACAACATATATTTCAGATGAAAAAGATCACATTTAAGGCCAAAATCTAGTTGTCATTTTTAACGAGTTCAAACACCATCCCTGCCACCGCCACAATCGGTGCCGCCGCCATCCCTGAGGTAggaaaaacagatttgatttcAACAACATATGTGCTTAGCAAGCATCTAGGCATTAGACTACAACAGCAGACTGCAGAAACACAAGTATGAAAGAAAATATGATCATTTTACCCCCCAAATACAGGAAACTAAACTTTGGTTTCACAGGCAGTGCAGACGTAGCTTGGAACAGAAAAAGAGTAGATAGTCTTGGATCTAGTAGCTCTATTACCAGTCAAATGCCGTCAGACAAACTTACCCCACACAAAATATAAGAAGCCACAGTGTGTAACCACACAAATGAACAGAACAAACCTCTTGTCGCTGAACTTCAAGTTTGCAATGCCAGTCCTGTCACGTCAAGAAAAGCACatgaaaattgataaaatgttgAGCAGTTTTTCAAGTTATAGATCCTAGCAAGAGTTGAAGATGCTTTTAAAGTTTTAATAAAACAATTAATGAGTTTAATACATGGTTAGCCATCTTGCCCGAGTCCGATACAACTCGATAATAACCAGAACAGAAGGAACCGGTATGCTATCAATCTACAAATCGTGGATAATTCTATATTCACGGCGATTCACTTTGACTGGACCGATATTGACTGCTTCGAATCCATGATGCATGAAATAAACCAAAATATCCAAATCAACTTGAAATCGactcgattttttttttcggagtgTGCCTTTTATAATATTTTCtgtttttagtaattttttcagatttttttttgaaaatttttatgtgTTATAACATACGTATCACTCGATATCTAACTGATATATCGCAACGTATGTGAAACAACCGCGACTGTGACCCACCACGCAAACCATGTTTAAATAGGACCGTTAAGAAAATTCCAAAATCTAAATGAAAAAGTTTAGCACAAGACAAGACAAGCACCAGCTTCCTTTTCTTAGTAACCGAACTATGACAAAGAATGAAGACATGAAGAAGACAATTACTCTTCAGTCTTCATACGTCTGTTCTGAATATGTTTAAATTCAACTCAATCCCAACCCATTCAATATGATTTGACATCCACACAGAAAAAGTGCAACATGTGATTGGGGAACTATATCAGCAATTCTTCACCGCTTTATCGAATTAATTTAGTTCTATTCCTTTGCCAGAAACAATACACCATTCATGGAGGATTTTTTCCTCAAATTCTCCTCTGTTCCAATCACTTCTCATTTTTGGGGTAAGAGAGGGGGAGGGGGTGGTTGTTGGCTATCCAGAAGGTCAGCCTTTTAGTATCAGGACTCTAAGGCTTCTCCCAGTAGAAAAAGTAGACAACTAAGAATTTGACAGCTAAGAGCTTGTAACATCAGATCCAGGTTATATTACTCcatgccaaaacatgaaacaaagaagacaaaaaaatttaacaCTAACCTAACTCAAAAGGAATTTGCTTCAACATGTAACTGAATTAAGTATGATTAACGGACAAAATCAACAAAACCTATTTATAGTGATTAGTAGAAATAAATGGTGAAGGACAAATATCTTCTCGATCCAAAGGCATGTTCAGTATGAATATGGAGACTAGgaagaaatttttcaaataatattattCTCAAACAAAGCAGGAGAAAGAGAGAACCTCGAGCAAGCTGACTTTGTAAACTCCTTGATATCACACAGAGTTCTGCAATTAGGAAAGAAAGTTAACAAGAATAATGAAATCATGATTCAATAAAATGACCAACAATGTATAGACGAGAGGAGCTATTGATTGCACCTTTGAACCGCACAAGCGAAAACACAAGTCCCTATAGTCAGCTGTAAACAGTCACCTGGCAGGGACAAAAAATtggaattttttgaataaacaaaacagaatcacatttgaaattccaaaaaaaaaatttccttttttcctgaaaaaattcacatttgaaaaaaaaaagaatttgacaAAAAGAGCTTACTGAATGATAATTCCTTGAATTCAGCCATAAGCTCGTGAAATTCTCTTTTAAGATGTGTAGCAGACCTGCATAAGAACATAAATCCTCAGGAATTAGTAGAAGAAATTGCGAGAAATCCTGTATTTCAATTCTCTTGTTCTCGAATCAGTTCTCACATTTTACAATCTGTTcaactaaactaagaggtttcaCTTTAGAAAAGTAAGCTTTGCCCTTGAATGCCCAAAAAACTCTTTGCGGACCAAGCTACTACTGTATTGCAGGAAAAGCCAATTGCAGGATGAGCCGCACTCCTGGATTTAGTCATCTTTTAACAGTTAATAGAAGAGAATAGAGATTCAACCTATCTTAGAACAGACACTTGTTCAGCAATCCAAGCTCTCAAAACACTAGATATGTGTTGATACTTATGAACTCTGCCAAAAGTAAATTATGGGCCATAGAAGTATATACAAGGAGCCACCATATTCGATGATCACATAACTCTTTCAAATGACTAATAAATTTTCCAAATTGAGGAGAAGAAGACAAAGGATCTCATATTCCAGAAAAGTTCTATTTGCTCAAAAGATACAAAATACCAATAAAGCAGATAGTTAGCTCTAACACAACCATTATCTGCTAAACTTACAAAAAGGGAACATAACATGCAttaaggaaagagaaaaaaaagtcaTGATATCTGAATCAATTTGTAAAAGAACTACCAGGATGAGAACTGGCGGCGGGCAGGCAGTAAAGCCGTTGCTCTTGCACTTGCACCGCTCCTCGCGGTTGAAGACCCCGCAAAACCCGCTGAGAAAGGGCCAACGGGGGTAAAATATTTGCCTAAATTCCGCCTGAAACGAATACATACGAAGAAAAAATTTAGGCTATAAGATATGTATACATATGTGTTTGTTGCATtagaaataaattaaattataaacGAAATCGAAAGATAATCGAACAAAATGCCATTCGATCTAACCGAAGATGCATCGCCATCGCTCTTACTGAGTCACTGCAAAGTCCAGAAAAtctacaaaggaaaaaaaaaaaaaaaaaaaaagatcaaagaGCAGACATGTAAATAACCAAGCATCAATTTTTCTGTTGTTTTACATTTGATTCTTGAAACTCAATGAGCCTTGGGGACTTAGAGTGGTCCTACGGCTTGTTAGCCTTTTACTGCTTTACTGGTTTATTCCATAGCGTGTGGGTTGATTGATGATAGTATTCACCAAGGAACCAGCTGAAGGgcataaaaatattaaattagatTCATTACAAAAATTCAGGGAAAAAGTGGCGGCAGGGGAAGGGGAGGAGGTGGCAGGGAAAGAGGGGGATGGTGGTGGCCGGCAGTAGTGACAGCAAAGGGAGAGACGGAAGTCGTGATGGAAGAGGTGATATATGGTGAGGGAATGTGGTGATAGAAAAGGGCACAAGGGGTGTTTTTGGTATTTTGggggcatatatatatatatatatttttttttttttgccctttggTTTCCCTGGGTTTTGTAGGCATATATGCGATAACTAAACAGCTCTTACTTTTGCTTGACAAGGACGAAATCTTGGATTTTTGGAGACGCTGTTAGGAAATCAGAGCCATGGCGATGCAGCAGCTGGGGTATTACTTTCCTTCTTCTtgtcctccccccccccccccccccgacCCCCTCTCTCTCCCGGCGGTATCTAGAGAGAAAATGAGTTTTGAGAATTTCTTCCTGTAATCGAGCAGTTCGGGtttgtcttttcttttggcAGCCGCAATGCGGGTGCATGCTTTGCGTCGAGGGCGGTGTCAGCTGGTTTGGGGGCTTCATCCgttaagagaggaaaaacaataACTCTGCCACCTGCTCGCAGTTTCTGTTCTGAGTATTCTCTACTACACTGGATGCCCTTTCCTTGTTTTATTTCCTGTTGTATTGACTCTGCTAAGAACATGTTGGTACTCTATTATATAAAGAATGCAAGATACtcgttttccctttttttttattgtactgATTTAGTGTTATTCTTTGCGCCTGGAAGTTTAAAGGATTGTATATATCGGTCTTGGATGAACATGAAGGTAATAAAATTAACCTTCATAGAtgttaaaaggaaaaaacaccTTCATAAATGTTAAAGGTGGGGTTCAATATTAGGTAATGATACTTAATTTATTTGTACTAGATTCATTCATAGTATGCGCTTGGTGCATACCTGTTGACCCAGTCGTCGTAAATTTGTTTTCATACTTGGCATTCCTTCTAATCGAGTTATCTGAGCCAAGTCTGGGTCAACTAAGTTGGCTTATTTGCATCTTCTATCATTGCTTCATCCTGGAAATCAAATGCTTTAgcttacaatatatatatatatatatatatatatatatatatatatatatatatatttttatgaattccTTCAGAAGTTGATTTTCTCTAGCGAATTGTTAATGCCGTGTGAAGTAGGCATTGTGGAAAACAAGGAAGATTGCTTAATGATTCAATCAACCTTTAGGGCTTTCAGATATTGTGTCACCACGTACGACATAACTAGTATTTTGGTGTTATTGTCATCACTAGGTCAGCATGGGCTTTGCATATTCTTGTTGTCTACCTCCAcatcatgaaaatgaaaaatacataacCAGATTATAACATTGAACAAGGTGGCACTGACAAAAACTTGTGAAGCAGACTTGCATAAAATCATCACCAGCTTTAAATTTTCCCAAAGAAACGAGCAGATCCTTGCTCTTGCTTTCGTCTACTGTTTTTTGCCTTGCCATTTTGCCATTGATGTTGACTTGGAATTAGGACTCCAGTTGTTCCACGGCAATCTATGTGTCATGATTTGTGACTGGTCTGCTTCTCTTAGCATTTTAAGCAACAGTTTTGTCTCTTGAAATAGTGATCCACCCCGCAAGCTTTGCAAAGCAATAATAGCCAGACCTTTTCAAACACTCAACCCTGGACCCTGTTACAGGGGCAAAACAAGTACCTCGGTGCTTAGGACTCATAATGCAGGAATCCAACTCTACCAGCCCAAGCAATGTCAAATCCAGTCAATCACAAAAGCTGAATGAATGAAGGCTCATCAGCCTTTGTGTTGCATATATGTAAACCTATATATGTCTCAGTGTGTAGGTAAACTTATGTATCCCAAAGAATACACGATGTATGTAATCAGTAAATTCTGGCGTAATTGCATTTTCGAACATCTCAATATTCCTCTATTTGTAAGTTGTAACCCTCTCTCTCTGTACGAAGTGCTAAGTGGCTCTATAACCTTTGGTATTTGTGgctttctcttctcttttctcctgTCGGTACAAAGTGTTAAAAAGAGAGGACAAGATACCAGATTAGATATGTTAATAATGGAAGGTCataaaagaatgaaagaatttttaggagaggggggggggggggggggagaggcAGGGGTTTGTTGTGGGACTGAGGGTGCTCCTCATTGAGATTTGAGTTCTTCACCTTTTACCTAGCCAGAGCATTATTTGACTTGTCCTGTTGTGCAGTGCTACTCCACGTTTGAAGGAAAGGCTTCATGATCGCGTGCTTAAATTTTTGGGTAAGAGTTACAGCAGGAttgttagtttgtttattttcatcaagtgcttttcttttctgattgtattttttttttgtcccctTATACTGTCAGACTACATCGCTCCGTTGCCTCTACTGATGTTTGGTGGATGTCTTGATGTCTATTATGACTATAAGGAGGAGAGGTACTTGAttcaattgttttttttttttttttattttctcttatctACTTCAGGACATTTTTTGgcatttgaaatgattttcTTTCAACGTtgtttaatttcaatttttcagCCGCATTGTTGATAGACGAGTTACTTATTTTATTGCTGCAAATCTTACTCTTCTTTAACCTCAAAATGACATATAGGACTTACCAAGCATATTTTTGTGcaccatttttctttatatCCTTTGGTTGAAGACATCTGGGACACGGTACAGCTCTATAAAGGCTACTTCTTGCACTTTTTGATGACGAAGTCAAAATTAAAATAAGCTGTTCAATGGGAAGAGATTTTCTTTGCCTCTGCATTTGTAtttcaagttcaaaattttaaccACTGCTAATTAGATTTCTTATTTCACCCTACTGTAAaggcaaatagtttgttatgtctttgcatttcatgcttgTCATACATATTGATTGCAGTAGTTGCATGCAGTCAGGTTATTAGACTTTATGGCAATAGGCAAACAGAACAACATGCTGATTATACAACTGTTTTCTTTATCTTCTGTCAAGTTTCTGAATATCTATTGGGAATATTTTCctttatgtctttgaaattcacgCACAGTACACGCTTGCCCAAGTTTTTGACTTATGAGCACCGGAAAGTTCGgagttcatttgtttgtttcttttttttttgtagcaaCGATAATAGTTTATATAACCTATTCTAATCTAATCTAAGGAGACAGAAAGGGGAAAGCCACAAATAGTGGCTAGTGGGAGGCAAGGATCAAATCCTTGACCTCCAACCTCTACCAGGACTTAAAGGCGTCTTGGTGACCTTGGGCTGTTGGCTTGGAGTTCATTTGTTGTGTTGCTGA containing:
- the LOC113726892 gene encoding uncharacterized protein isoform X2; translated protein: MAKLQLLGRNIGRIFTFGHLSSDLGVSSVRGRTALAPATARNFCTQLPPPPPPPLEKWRIRSLVKSIDKTRLSCIIAFFGSAFLFYIFMEDEIMDRRQMREGVRQKDGT
- the LOC113726892 gene encoding uncharacterized protein isoform X1, with the protein product MAKLQLLGRNIGRIFTFGHLSSDLGVSSVRGRTALAPATARNFCTHRLPPPPPPPLEKWRIRSLVKSIDKTRLSCIIAFFGSAFLFYIFMEDEIMDRRQMREGVRQKDGT
- the LOC113722775 gene encoding uncharacterized protein — protein: MAMHLRRNLGKYFTPVGPFSAGFAGSSTARSGASARATALLPARRQFSSWSATHLKREFHELMAEFKELSFSDCLQLTIGTCVFACAVQRTLCDIKEFTKSACSRTGIANLKFSDKRDGGGTDCGGGRDGV
- the LOC113725085 gene encoding uncharacterized protein, with the protein product MAMQQLGRNAGACFASRAVSAGLGASSVKRGKTITLPPARSFCSDATPRLKERLHDRVLKFLDYIAPLPLLMFGGCLDVYYDYKEERDRGGFSDVNGGGSVREG